Proteins found in one Alteromonas macleodii genomic segment:
- the ppnN gene encoding nucleotide 5'-monophosphate nucleosidase PpnN, whose product MKKVQLNPVGSMSQLSQVEVSRLQDATNSELFSMFRNCSLAVLNSGVDEDNFEALFAPFENFEIKLIRRERGVKIELINPPEVAFVDEKLVRGVHEHLFAVLRDLLYMGNKYAFLHQTAPAEGSEITDMVFDMLRHAKALEGNDSVNTIVCWGGHSISQVEYKYTKEVGYQLGLRDMNICTGCGPGAMKGPMKGATIGHAKQRHKSGRYIGISEPSIIAAEPPNAIVNELIIMPDIEKRLEAFVRLGHGIIVFPGGVGTAEELLYLLGILMNERNAQQPFPFILTGPAGSEEYFEAIDTFVGATLGAQAQSKYQIIVDDPEEVARTMSKHLEKVRKFRGAMGDAFSFNWSLKIEQDFQQPFIPTHESMAALQLHLDQSKSDLAANLRKAFSGIVAGNVKAEGIAQIKEHGPFELTGDSTLMDKVDTLLESFVKQHRMKLPGSAYEPCYVVKNG is encoded by the coding sequence ATGAAGAAAGTTCAGCTTAATCCCGTTGGCTCAATGAGTCAGCTTTCGCAAGTGGAAGTATCCCGCCTCCAAGATGCAACAAATAGCGAGCTCTTCTCCATGTTTAGAAACTGCAGCCTCGCAGTATTAAACAGCGGTGTGGATGAAGACAATTTTGAAGCGCTTTTCGCCCCTTTTGAAAATTTTGAAATAAAACTCATCCGCCGTGAGCGAGGCGTAAAGATCGAACTTATTAATCCGCCAGAAGTTGCATTTGTAGACGAAAAGCTTGTTCGCGGTGTTCATGAACACTTGTTTGCTGTACTGCGTGATTTACTTTACATGGGCAACAAGTATGCATTTCTCCATCAAACAGCGCCTGCTGAAGGAAGTGAGATCACCGATATGGTGTTTGACATGCTACGTCACGCTAAAGCCCTTGAAGGTAACGATAGCGTGAATACTATAGTATGCTGGGGCGGCCACTCTATCAGTCAAGTCGAATATAAATACACGAAAGAAGTAGGCTATCAGCTAGGCCTGCGCGATATGAATATTTGCACTGGGTGCGGACCGGGCGCAATGAAAGGCCCTATGAAGGGGGCGACGATAGGTCATGCCAAGCAACGTCACAAATCCGGTCGATACATTGGTATTTCTGAGCCCAGTATTATTGCTGCAGAACCACCTAATGCGATTGTGAACGAGCTCATTATCATGCCAGATATTGAAAAGCGTTTAGAAGCCTTCGTGAGATTAGGGCACGGTATCATTGTATTTCCGGGCGGCGTAGGAACAGCTGAGGAACTGCTTTATTTACTTGGGATATTGATGAATGAGCGCAATGCGCAACAACCATTCCCGTTTATACTAACCGGTCCTGCAGGCAGCGAAGAGTATTTCGAAGCTATAGATACTTTTGTAGGGGCCACGCTAGGCGCACAAGCCCAGTCAAAATATCAGATTATCGTGGATGACCCTGAAGAAGTCGCCCGTACTATGAGTAAACACCTTGAAAAAGTCCGAAAATTTAGAGGGGCGATGGGTGATGCTTTCAGCTTTAACTGGTCACTTAAAATCGAACAGGACTTCCAACAACCCTTCATACCCACTCACGAAAGCATGGCAGCACTACAGCTTCATTTAGATCAAAGTAAAAGCGATCTTGCTGCAAATTTGCGTAAAGCATTTTCAGGCATTGTTGCCGGGAATGTAAAGGCCGAAGGCATCGCACAAATTAAAGAACACGGTCCCTTCGAGCTTACCGGCGATAGTACACTTATGGACAAAGTGGATACATTATTAGAGTCATTTGTAAAACAGCACAGAATGAAGCTTCCCGGCAGTGCCTACGAACCTTGTTATGTTGTAAAAAATGGCTAA
- a CDS encoding diguanylate cyclase gives MEAKQLQALKQNNALLCQFIVRLSAFYEGFSDKIDSELKVLRGHLSGTPNFSLATVSIEKLNKSLQRQEITLRKYSVDTVSSLEDAMKQLQKIVFEDNELKSLTTQELIKLNQPVGDIFSIYKLYAKAIALHRIALNKEMIGLEPSNEIGSSAEVQQSVPTRSVQDDNPHYRSILVELNHLIASYAQKKQNDQQLNDIKQRLDEGMSEDQLLKSCVVILRMIVQDAMSEASLTGKVIQSLHRSLGEVSNDVNIAIEDSQAQFEQRKAGTEQIKRHISYIEETVSESESLESLKEQTQLRVEKLVATLSEQQDNDEQGQEALLALLSSMQSRIDTLQQQTSVYKKKLAEQAMQSRTDPLTRLPNRQAYNEKLDAAFANYKEYGATLAVAVVDIDHFKSINDRFGHAAGDKTLQVVSKFLKQNLSEKDFVARWGGEEFVMLLPESQMTEIDKKLNEIRTKLAAMPFKFKQEKVKITASFGATCFGKEDTTETVFERADEYLYKAKRNGRNLVVTDLSTDL, from the coding sequence ATGGAAGCAAAACAACTACAAGCCCTAAAACAAAACAACGCGCTTCTTTGTCAGTTTATCGTGAGGCTCTCAGCATTTTATGAGGGCTTTTCCGATAAAATAGATTCCGAACTCAAAGTGCTGCGCGGTCATCTTTCAGGTACGCCTAATTTTAGCCTTGCCACTGTAAGCATTGAGAAGCTCAACAAATCTCTTCAGCGTCAAGAAATCACTTTAAGAAAGTACAGTGTTGACACCGTTTCGTCGCTGGAAGATGCAATGAAACAGTTGCAGAAAATTGTCTTTGAAGACAACGAATTGAAAAGCCTTACTACACAAGAGTTAATTAAACTAAACCAGCCTGTAGGCGATATCTTCAGTATCTATAAGCTTTACGCCAAAGCCATTGCGCTTCACCGCATTGCGCTGAATAAAGAAATGATAGGGCTTGAACCTTCTAATGAGATTGGAAGCTCCGCAGAGGTACAGCAAAGTGTCCCTACTCGTTCGGTACAAGACGACAACCCACATTACCGTTCAATTCTCGTTGAACTCAATCATCTCATCGCTTCTTATGCACAAAAGAAACAGAACGACCAGCAACTAAACGATATCAAGCAGCGTCTTGATGAGGGCATGAGTGAAGACCAGTTGCTTAAAAGCTGCGTAGTTATTTTGCGAATGATTGTGCAAGATGCAATGTCTGAAGCAAGCCTGACTGGTAAAGTTATACAGAGCCTTCATCGTTCACTTGGTGAAGTCAGTAACGACGTTAATATAGCTATAGAAGATAGCCAAGCGCAGTTCGAACAGCGCAAAGCCGGTACAGAACAGATTAAACGGCACATTAGTTATATTGAAGAAACTGTTTCAGAGAGTGAGTCATTAGAATCACTGAAAGAGCAAACCCAGCTTCGCGTAGAAAAACTTGTAGCAACGTTAAGCGAACAGCAAGACAACGACGAGCAGGGGCAAGAAGCGCTTTTGGCACTGCTATCGTCCATGCAATCGCGCATTGATACATTGCAACAGCAAACCAGCGTTTATAAAAAGAAGCTAGCTGAACAAGCGATGCAAAGTCGTACCGACCCGCTCACTCGTTTACCAAATAGACAAGCTTATAACGAGAAACTGGATGCCGCTTTCGCTAACTATAAGGAATATGGGGCAACACTCGCCGTTGCCGTAGTAGATATCGATCATTTCAAATCGATCAACGATAGATTTGGTCATGCCGCCGGTGACAAAACCCTTCAAGTGGTAAGTAAGTTTTTGAAGCAGAACCTTTCTGAAAAAGACTTTGTCGCACGGTGGGGAGGCGAAGAGTTCGTGATGCTACTGCCTGAATCACAGATGACAGAGATTGACAAAAAGCTTAATGAAATTAGAACTAAACTAGCTGCTATGCCGTTTAAATTTAAGCAAGAGAAAGTCAAAATTACTGCATCATTTGGCGCGACCTGCTTTGGTAAAGAAGACACAACGGAAACGGTTTTCGAACGCGCGGATGAATACCTTTACAAAGCGAAGCGAAACGGCCGCAATCTTGTAGTAACTGATTTAAGCACTGACTTATAA